Proteins from one Phocoena sinus isolate mPhoSin1 chromosome 8, mPhoSin1.pri, whole genome shotgun sequence genomic window:
- the SCN2B gene encoding sodium channel subunit beta-2 — protein MHKDAWLPRPAFSLTGLSLFFSLVPPGRSMEVTVPTTLNVLNGSDARLSCTFNSCYTVNHKQFSLNWTYQECSNCSEEMFLQFRMKIINLKLERFRDRVEFSGNPSKYDVSVTLRNVQLEDEGTYNCYIMNPPDRHRGHGRIYLQVLMEEPPERDSTVAVIVGASVGGFLAVVILVLMVVKCVRRKKEQKLSTDDLKTEEEGKTDGEGNADDGTK, from the exons ATGCACAAAGATGCCTGGCTACCTCGCCCTGCCTTCAGTCTCACGGGGctcagtctctttttctctttgg tgccaccagggaggaGCATGGAAGTCACAGTACCTACCACCCTCAACGTCCTCAATGGCTCTGATGCCCGCCTGTCCTGCACCTTCAACTCCTGCTACACCGTGAACCACAAACAGTTCTCCCTGAACTGGACTTACCAGGAGTGTAGTAACTGCTCCGAGGAGATG TTTCTCCAGTTCCGCATGAAGATCATTAACCTGAAGCTGGAGCGGTTCCGAGACCGTGTGGAGTTCTCAGGGAACCCCAGCAAGTATGACGTGTCAGTCACGCTGAGAAACGTGCAGCTGGAGGATGAGGGCACCTACAACTGCTACATCATGAACCCACCCGACCGCCACCGCGGCCACGGCAGGATCTACCTGCAAGTCCTCATGGAAG aGCCCCCTGAGCGGGATTCCACTGTGGCCGTGATCGTGGGCGCCTCCGTCGGGGGCTTTCTGGCTGTGGTCATCTTGGTGCTGATGGTTGTAAAGTGtgtgaggaggaaaaaagagCAGAAACTGAGCACGGATGACCTGAAGACGGAGGAGGAGGGCAAGACGGATGGAGAGGGCAACGCGGACGATGGCACCAAGTAA